TGTTTTAGGTGTTATTTTACGTACGAGCTAATCAGGATGATTTAACTGTGTAGTTTTCcggatgttaattattttatcgtaTCTAGTTTCCTTATTTGTACAAACGTGTTTTTCATGTGTTTTCCGAGAAGGTAAGGTGAACGATTACTTTATGTAAGTTTGTTCGTACAAGCGTctttatataagtaaataataattgtttttgaaaaaaaaaaactaaaaaccccACACAGCGTTTTTAAAAGCTTGAAGTTCAACCTCAagtaaataatggaattaaaaaaaaagaaagatagtAAGAGCCTTATTAGGTAACATGGCTTTTGACTAACTAAGAATCACGTTTGCTTTCTAGAGCATGTTAAACAAAcgaaatatatacataaatctaTCTGATAAATACTTAACCTTCAACAAACATTAattgcctccgtggcgcagtggattaacaagacggaggtcctaggttcgatccccggctgggccgattgagattttcttgattggtccaggtctggctggacggagccttcggccgtggctagtagcGCTATAAAGAAACCGTATACACCGATATCGTAGCATCTGACGAGATTCTACGATCCTGGAATAGTGCTACGAGCTTACGTAGAGTATGCGTAGCAATGTTGTAAGGCAGAGCAACAGAAGAAAGAACATGAAAAACAGCTgaatttattgttttcattttcaatttagtttctttGCGTACCTATTTGTTACTTATGTACCTAACTGAATTTActgaatatgaatatgaagtATGGCATAGCCTTAACAAACTACTACTGCCAAGGATATAAATACCAAGGATAAAAGAGATTTCTACCAGTGACAGAAATCTCATAAAGATATAAGTatttccttgtccactgttgTTCGTTTTACTTGTATGTGTCACTAATGTtggtactaaattaaaaaaaaagttgaaaaaaaaataaataaaaaacgagTTAATAGACacttgaaattaaataaggaattaacctaataaaatatatactttatacgGTGTTGCGAAATGATTAACAAATCATTAGAATTGCTCTAGTCTTGCTAAGCTCAAAAACAGTTTTAGCCCATTttggaaaatttcatttttgttttgtttattgtactgtaaaaaagaaattgaaaatagCATACGATTGATGTTGCAAATTCAGCCTGTCCACCGGATTATATagcggtaaataaataaagtaattaataattgttgtagatatattttaaacGAAAACATAATGGAAAATGTATTAAGATTTTACATATTAGTAAAGGTATCTACTATAGCCCTTTTAGTGTAGctgtaagtaaataattcatATTCGGAAGTATCACGTCATGTTAACCTAAATGTCACCGGATGCTGTCATACAGCAGTGGATAGGTAGCCTTCAGGCTTCAACGTAATTGTATTGATACCTACACTATGTAtgtttagtctattttaggaaCAGGCTTTTGATTTTGATAGTATTTCTACTCTAATATGTATGTACTTTGTACACATTAGGACCGTTTATATCTTTTtcacatttagcgtgccagacacgtgccgtggcagacaaaataatattattcttatgcagtgtatttttttatgtgtgcattttaagaaattaaatatcacgtgtcttacacggtgaaggaaaacatcgtgaggaaacctgcattccagagaattttcttaattctctgcgtgtgtgaagtctgccaatccgcattgggccagcgttgtggactattggcctaactctttTCTTTCTCaggggagactcgtgctcaacagtgacccgaGATATATCTTTAACCATTCTTTatcactttattttatttaactgctATCTCTGATCCGCTAAACTTtgcaacacaatcgaatgctattttcaattaattttttcttaaacCTGGTTTCgaaaaattatgtaggtaggcacagcggacttttttttttattctctacaagttagcccttgactacattcccACCacataatgcaatctaagatgcaagcgggctaacctgttaagagtaggatgaaatccaaactcctttcggtttctacacgatatagtaccggaacgctaattgtttggcggtacgtctttgtcggtagggtggtaactagccacagccgaagcctcccaccagccagacctggaaaattaagaaaacctcaatcgtcccagctGGGGATCCAGTCCgatcgtcttgtaaatccaccgcgcatgccactgcgccacggaggccgtcaaaacgaaTGATTGTGAGCTTAGCGAAACTAGAGAAATTCTAAAGAATCATTCGCATCATCATTTAAATGATTTACTATACTAAGTAAATTCGTAACTTCAAGTCTCTTATTTTTACCTCAGagtaagaatattattattgctGCATGTTAATtattaaggattttattatctttttaattccTTTATTTACTAAAGTTTGAACTTTCAGCTTGTcgcgttttttgtttttttttttttattaaaacaattattatttacttgtataatgaaccttataatatatattagataaagTGATCGTTTGACTTACCTTCtctaaaaacacaattattacttatttattattctacaaaatacatatttaaattatgccttacatgatgcaacacaaaccacatttggtttgtgttgcatcatgTAAGTTGTGCACTGGCTAAAATGGCACAAGAAAACAcgtttgtacaaataaataaactagatACGAGtacgataaaataattaacatccgGAAAGCTACACATTCAAATAATCCTGATTAGCTTTTAAACTGAATAAAACCTAAAACTAACTTTAGCGCATTCCTTATCGTCGTATTTTATTTCCTTCGTAAATCCTTTATCGAGAAAGAGTAACGAACTTTAGATGGTCTGTCTGCACTATTCTCTTGTATAAATTGGGCTAACTACGAATTTTTACCATACGACTACCAACTTCGACACCCTAAGGATACTTTTGAGAAATACCTTTGAATTTCACTTGtcaaataaataccaaaatggatgtattatttttattatggacTTTTGTTCTGTTTTCTGGATTAAACGCCATGCCAGTGGATATTGACGATACGGACGCTATACTAGTGGATGCCGGAGAGAATAGTATAGATGGTGATGATTCTGCTATAGATGTATCCAGTTTGGGGCCAGAGGCATTCGGATTGCCGAAAAATGAGAGTGGTGAGTTTCTACCACCCACACTTTTTCAAGATAAATTTCCAAGGATTCCGTCATGCAATAGCGTATTCATCATTCGATGCATACTTATTCCAACCTTAACAAAGGTGCCTCAAATATGCAGATTAGTTACGttcaatgttaatataatacCATATTATCATAAACGCTAAAAGTAATCGTCGAACATGTACCTATttactgaaaaaatatattcaaaccccTGATCTAGTAAACCTATAGTGCTTTTCAGATATCATGGGTATGGTGACtattcgtttcactcttgaacgTTTGCCGGGATTTTagatacgtattatgaacgtcactATCTCAAAAACATTTTAAGCAATAGTCTCATTGGTTAGTTACCTAGCATAAGTTTCAAATCACAAGATTCCTAGAATCTCTTGATTTGAAACCTGACTTCGAGACCTGCTTCGGGTTATTGAATGTCTAGATTTACTTTTATCTaagtaatttacaataaaaattctgAGCTCTAAACTCCTAAGCTCCTAAGCCCGTCAACCCACATTGGATCAGCGTTGTAGGTAAGCTCTATATCGCCTGATTTAATTTTGGAGTCACTTTTCTGATAATGAGATTTAAGTTCAAGTCCTGGGAATTGGGCTGTGTATTATGAGTACCATATTCCAAATCAAACTCTTATAAGGATGGGAGGCCTGTAGTATAGGCACACATATAGTGGCCGAAATAATGCCAAATAATAACTTTATGATTAAGGTGACACAGTAGCGGAATGGACAGAGTCGTCACTCATGAACCCCGAGGAAATGGGAGGGTACGCGGAGGGTGACATACTGATGCCGCAGTTAGTAAGGAATGGGATGCGCGAAACAACATCTAGGTGGCAAAACGGCATTATACCATATGTGATTGATACAACGTACAGTAAGtttaaactttcaaaatattatgGATCATATATAATAGGAATTTATAAGCTTTAGGTCTAAAAGCCGGATGTTCttcaatttgtaaaaatttcaagttttaaacCCATGGTTTTACAAAAGATAACTACAGTTCTTGCGCTGTAGCGTCGTTTaattcttgaaagtttgccgccaTTCACGATAAAAgtatacgtattatgaacgtggTACAggaaactgtcacccgcacgaTGTTACAGCGCACATATGATAGGTACTCGCATGttaggcaactatggagtttccAGTCATCATTCAAGTCCAGACCAATCAATCTTCCAAGTATTATGTgtgttttttctattttgttcaAGATAATAATGAGAAATGTCCCCAGCCGTCGCATAGCTTTGTGACAAGTCGTAAATAAACGAAGCAACCCTTTCGCGAAACTAAACTAACTTTATTACTTACTAACTATTTATCAGCAACaagggctgacaaactttcagcttttataaaattacgaaggcTCTCGCTCTGTTTcactttttgttaaataaataaactataacttTTGAAAATGTCAAATAATCGCCTTTGTCTTTTAAGCGTAggccttattcgcacgagagttaaaaaagcgatgcgatAAAACGCAGCTTTGGCGGGCGTAGCTTAGCTACACAGCAAAAAAGCGTCGAGTTTTAAAAGCTGTCGTGTGAACTTAATTTACTTGGGATATACTTGGGAATTTACTTGGGATATACTTGAAAATATACTTGGGAATacttttgttgtatttgaacgcttctTTAACGTCCGTTACGTCTTGTACAAAATGAGGGATAAAGCTTCTGTTAAGAATGTAGGTAACTGCGATTTTACTGCAACGAGTAGGGAAGGGAGTTGAATTAGGAACCGCAGATTAAAatagaagagccgtgatatgaactctgcctccgattctggagagtGTGTGGTGGTGTgcctcgaatccggtccggggcgggcacctccaacttttcagtgtgcatttaaaaaaaaaaaatcacgtgaaCTGtgaactgtgaaggaaaacatcgtgaggaaacctgcataccagagaattttcttcatactctgcgtgtgtgaagtctgccaatcggcattgggccagcgtggtggactattggcctaacccctctcattctgggaggagactcgagctcagcagtaagccgaatatgggttgataacgagaacgagattaaaataaattcaactaTTATACTAAGCTTGTATTTTGTTGTTCAGCTCAAGCGCAACGCGACATCATAATGCGAGCAATAGCAGACTACCATCGCCTCACGTGTCTGCGGTTCGTGCCTCACAGCGGACAGACGGACTACATTCTGATCAAGAACACTAACACGGGCTGCTGGTCCAGTGTTGGACGGATTGGTATTATTTTGTCTTTTGACTTTCATAGCGTGAAACTTTCCACTATTGAATGTAAATACCTTAGATTAATAGTAACCTAGTAAACCTAGTCAATGTATGTTTCAGGCGGCCGTCAAGAAGTGAACCTCCAGGCGCCTGGCTGCGTGAACAAGAAGGGGACGATATTACACGAGTTGTTACACGCTATTGGGTTTTTACACGAACAAAGTCGCCCAGAGAGGGACAACTTCGTCACTATACAATACGGCAATATCAAAACAGGTAATTTATTGTCATCAAGTCGAAGTTAAAgactaaaaacatttatttcacgTTCAAGTACGTTTTGTTAATAAGCACTTTCAGATCCTCACGTTACGTTGTTATGGTGATAAGTCAAGtcggaaatttaaaataaaacaacagcAGATGTCGGCGAGTCCCTTAGTGTGACATTTTGGTTATcaaaaatcccacgggaaccttgatttttccggaataaacgtagcctatgtgttaatctagagtaaattctatttctattccaaacttcagccaaaCGGACCAGAACCAGAAAACCAGATgtatttttactgttgcttaagtaatagttatacaacttaacagccacaatgtcctacaaattgtgtggtacattatctcgttccgacgaccagaattttttattacctataaGAATCAAGAATCTTCGAAATAGTAAAAGTTGAGCttttcatcaagatgaagctactcacggaaaattaacttgatagtaatcaattgtaaaaatgctccacggatcctgggctaaaagtaataaataaataaataaatcaaaaattttcagGAGCCGAAAATAATTTCAAGAAAGAGGATGCTATGCGCACGCACGATTACGGCGTGACGTACGATTACAACAGTGTGTTGCATTATTCTGAGTTCGCTTTCTCCAAAAACAAGCAGAAGACCATTGTTCCTAAGGTAGGTGGCACAGAATAAACTTGAACGAAGTCCCAGACCTGTGaccgatggatgtagggttaaggatatcctttaaaactagttaacagtCCCCTTCTTCGCCCAAGTTATTCTCCTCGCCTAGCCAAATCTGAAACCTCAATACGagtagctcaacggttagagcggtcggTCCCACCAGAACTAGAAGTGCGTTACtgatttccatatttttttacctaaaatatataagaaGATGTCTGATATTGGCGCTAGTGACAGAAAAGTTGAGGAGTAAATGGTATGGGCACGTAATGCGGAGGGATGAAAATCACATTACAAGTATAAGAAGAATGTTTAACCTCCAAGTGGAAAGACGCAAGAGGGGAGGAAGCCTCCTTCGCCTTCCTTAGacaatagaaaaagaaaaatggaCCTCCTCTTTGCAAGTGCCCAGAAAAGTCAAGCTTTGCTAAGAGATATTAGAAGAGAAATGTCTtgctatacatatataatttatacgATGTTGTTGTAataatatactacataaattatacttatttctTTCACGTTGCTGCAGATGAATGACATGAAGCTTGGTCAGCGGGACGGCCTCAGTCGCGGTGACGTCAAAAAAGTTAACAACATGTATGGTTGTAACAAAGAGTAAGTTAATTaacgttttaatttatataattcaaCTTATTGATAAAAACCATTTATAAGCTAATATTATGCAGATctatgatttgattgtttgtttgttacaaatagGCTCCGGAACTAATATACCAATTTTacacatatacctacataaaatttatacgtgatacgtgatagcccagtggatatgacccaccccagcctccgattccggagggtgtgtgtttgaatccggggcatgcacctccaacttttcagttgtgtgcattttaggaaattaaatatcacgtgtctcaaacggtgaaagaaaaaaacatcgtgaggaaacctgcgtacaagagaattttcgcgaggtggcgcgacttgtttccgtaaagagtaggaagttagagaggggtagcgatcggttgtgGAGGAaaagggagtgttagttaactgtcaaaggatcttttaaccctacatacaacgatcacaagtttgtgactccactcaaggtcattgtcTTCCATTGTAAGGTTTATTTTGGTTactgtttaatttgttaattaagttgtcctgacaaatattgtgaatcataacctttgttcgatatttgttttctaatttttgtaaTCTACTTCTGACTCTATTAATATGTGTACCTATAtgttattttgaatattttcagaGAGCCTACTACGGGATGGGTCGGACAAGTGTGgacgtgacaattttttttcggATCTAAAACACGACGATCGGTTATGATTTAGCAAGCTTGTATTTATTAATGGCGACTTCAGAGAGTTTCAATGCTAATAATTACCTAATCTGTATAAATTATATCACAATTAGTAAAATGATTAcatgacataaaataaatagtttttaaaatacccACCTGAGTATTTATttaaggaaaaattaaaaaatatttttatagatttttaaacattgctttaatatgtacattacattagtataaatcaaaaattgataataaagcgattataataacaattttttttttatttttaatagtgttttgtatattttttaaccgtgttaaaaaaaacaacagcaGAAGCGGTTATCAGTAGGTATGCTTATTGGGAAAACCAAAGATtggaaagttttaatttttttaaacatcatATATTTCGATTACAGTCTCCATCAAACACTTCAGGTATTGGTAGGATCTCTCACACTTACACGTTTcagctgaaaaaaaaaacatataatattattatttgtctcATTTCAGCCGACacctctttttttattctttacaagtaagcccttgactacaatctcacctgatggtaagtgattatgcagtctaagatggaagcgggttaacttgttgatgaaggaggatgaaaatatctacacaccttttcagtttctacacgacatcgtaccgaaacgcttaatcgttagcggtacgtctttgccggtagggtggtaactagccctaccagccagacctagaccaattaaaacatctcaatcagcccagccggggattgaacccaggacctcagtttttcaaatccaacgcgcataccactgcaccacggaggtcgtcaaactaAATCCTGAAAATTCGTTACAaagttaaactttattatacaaACCCTCCAACGCCCAGCAGCGTGGTAGGTCAGGGAGGACTgttcattaaaataggctgatactaAGCAATTTTCGCCTTCTAGTTATACAGATTCATGAAACTCACGTCTATCAGTACATTCGGTAGCAATTTTGACGATATCCTCCTCAGCTATATCCCTGATCTGCGGAAATATCTCCGCCGTGCGTTTGACATTGAACTGGCTCGCCGGTGAAGCAACTCCCGACTTCTCCAGGACACAGCGCATGAAACactatttaagtataatatattaggtacgagtatatggaCAAAAGTTAATAACAACAGCTTGTGATATTAGCTCAATCGTTAAATTGTAGATTTAACAAATTGAATTGTAGAagatatacgtttttttttattctttacaagttagcccttgactatcttacctgatggtaagtgatgatgcaatctaagatggaagcgggctaacttgttaggaggaagatgaaaatctagACTGCTTTCGATTTGTAgcaggcatcgtaccggaacgctaaatcgcttggcgctacgtcttgGTGGTTATccaaccacggccgaagcctcccaccagccaaaagtaaAAAGTATGAGTATTTTCAGTCTATGATGATATAACAGGGAATATAAAACAGTCAGCGCAGAAAGGTTATCGATATAGGCCCTTTAATAAATGAACCGTTAGAATGTCCAATTTAGTATCATTTAATAAAGTATAATCTATTATCAGTTTTAGtgttgtataatttaaattttattgaaaagtgcataatcaagatatgggccattatctacattataaaatgcacgatttcattatctacattataaaaatgGCAAACCTTGGGTGTTTTATCAGTTTCGTCGGGAAAACTCCCACTCTTATTAAAGCTCGCTAGATATgctgaaataaaaagaaattgtttTACACATTTACGAGCTAAAttctcatttatattaattactatctgaaatattaaatgaaagatGTTGTAGGTACTGAATAAAATACGAGTAGCCCTAACTATTTCCCCTAATTTTTAAGCGCGtttgtttgatgtttattattctttcacacaaaaactactgaatggattatCTGATGATGAATTTTCGTCTGATTGTTTGTgcaaaaaataagccagccAGCCGAGGCAACTagtcgcggtgaaataattcgttTTGATTCGGTTAGTGAGATACTgaatgcggacgaagtcgcggatgcCCTCTATTACTAcatctacattaatatttaattaaga
Above is a window of Bicyclus anynana chromosome 8, ilBicAnyn1.1, whole genome shotgun sequence DNA encoding:
- the LOC112049954 gene encoding hatching enzyme 1.2-like — translated: MPVDIDDTDAILVDAGENSIDGDDSAIDVSSLGPEAFGLPKNESGDTVAEWTESSLMNPEEMGGYAEGDILMPQLVRNGMRETTSRWQNGIIPYVIDTTYTQAQRDIIMRAIADYHRLTCLRFVPHSGQTDYILIKNTNTGCWSSVGRIGGRQEVNLQAPGCVNKKGTILHELLHAIGFLHEQSRPERDNFVTIQYGNIKTGAENNFKKEDAMRTHDYGVTYDYNSVLHYSEFAFSKNKQKTIVPKMNDMKLGQRDGLSRGDVKKVNNMYGCNKEEPTTGWVGQVWT
- the LOC112049951 gene encoding general odorant-binding protein 84a, whose amino-acid sequence is MNRNMNFVYAITFALITFSVTECATKEKDKPNNNAKVETTNASVSVEERDKSEEFNLMEVMVECNDSFRVEMSYLASFNKSGSFPDETDKTPKCFMRCVLEKSGVASPASQFNVKRTAEIFPQIRDIAEEDIVKIATECTDRPETCKCERSYQYLKCLMETVIEIYDV